In a genomic window of Lycium ferocissimum isolate CSIRO_LF1 chromosome 9, AGI_CSIRO_Lferr_CH_V1, whole genome shotgun sequence:
- the LOC132030568 gene encoding BTB/POZ domain-containing protein At1g63850 has protein sequence MATTIKFQIQPIKPKRRRYRETTITTTSSNPSNSSPTTCSTKCLNEKTHKIDTPTITSPDNSWCSPTSKSTLTPPISPYTTATSSSSSSNFKIQYSVMESTNLYNNGNGTPIPNNNNNHDAFPSSFSKFNSALTAGLLNPMSPPPPNMDSKTRSSPTLFEMMANEPECIPRSTINNPVCSNNQKVTNFVQQDKQVLMQQRLLDLLACKSPGNQFNDSGSSDVKLTLSSKDGLSVAMNVHRQILVVHSRFFAVKLSEKWVKQQRNSGPYIVEIADCDDIEVYIETLRLMYCKDLRRRLMKEDVSKVLGILKVSAAIGFDAGVLSCLEYLEAAPWAEDEEEKVASLLSELRLEGVGAGEVLRRVSLDVTSGTENGNGNEEVLLKLLHVVLEGKDEKARREMKGLVSKMLHENSSHNDLRKESLYSACNACLQLLRHHFLRAADGDMIDVGQIARQADNLHWILDILIDRQIAEDFLRSWASQSELSEAHQKVPALHRYEVSRVTARLFVGIGKGQLLASKDARSALLQTWLVPFYEDFGWMRRASRGLDRHLIEDGLSNTILTLPMALQQEILMSWFDRFLNSGEDCPNIQRGFEIWWRRAFWRRNGEPERPRQMRVMTATIENS, from the exons ATGGCAACTACCATTAAATTCCAAATCCAACCCATTAAACCCAAACGTCGTCGCTACCGAGAAACCACCATTACTACTACTTCTTCAAACCCTTCGAATTCTTCGCCTACAACCTGTTCGACAAAATGCCTCAACGAAAAAACTCACAAAATTGATACACCAACTATTACCTCACCTGACAACTCATGGTGTTCCCCTACATCTAAATCCACTCTAACACCACCCATTTCACCTTACACCACTGCcacgtcatcatcatcatcatcaaattTCAAGATCCAATATTCAGTTATGGAATCAACTAATCTTTACAACAATGGAAATGGTACACCAATAccaaataacaacaataaccatgATGCATTTCCATCATCATTTAGTAAATTCAATTCAGCTTTAACAGCAGGTTTATTAAACCCTATGTCACCACCACCGCCAAATATGGATTCCAAGACTCGTTCAAGTCCAACCCTTTTTGAAATGATGGCAAATGAACCTGAATGTATACCAAGATCAACAATTAACAACCCCGTTTGCTCAAATAATCAAAAAGTTACTAACTTTGTACAACAGGATAAACAGGTTTTGATGCAACAGAGACTTTTGGATCTTTTAGCTTGTAAAAGTCCAGGGAATCAGTTTAATGATTCGGGTTCGAGTGACGTGAAGTTAACATTGAGTTCTAAGGATGGCTTGAGTGTTGCTATGAATGTTCATAGGCAGATCTTGGTGGTTCATAGTCGTTTTTTCGCTGTTAAATTGTCGGAGAAATGGGTAAAGCAACAGAGGAATTCAGGTCCTTATATTGTTGAGATTGCGGATTGTGATGATATTGAAGTGTATATTGAAACTTTGAGGTTGATGTATTGtaaagatttgaggagaaggcTGATGAAAGAAGATGTTTCTAAAGTCCTTGGGATCTTAAAG GTTTCTGCGGCAATTGGGTTCGATGCGGGGGTATTATCATGCCTGGAGTACTTGGAAGCAGCTCCTTGGGCTGaggatgaagaagaaaaggtagcTTCACTATTGTCTGAGCTTCGTCTTGAAGGGGTAGGTGCTGGGGAAGTTTTAAGGAGGGTATCTCTTGATGTTACATCGGGAACAGAGAATGGAAATGGGAATGAGGAAGTGCTTCTCAAGCTATTGCATGTGGTTCTTGAAGGGAAGGATGAGAAGGCGAGGCGAGAGATGAAAGGCTTAGTTTCCAAAATGTTGCACGAGAATTCATCTCATAACGACTTGAGGAAGGAGTCGTTGTATTCAGCTTGCAATGCATGTCTGCAATTGCTCCGCCACCATTTTCTACGGGCAGCAGATGGAGACATGATCGATGTGGGTCAGATTGCACGACAGGCTGATAATCTGCATTGGATTTTGGATATCTTGATTGATAGACAGATAGCTGAAGATTTTTTGAGGAGTTGGGCTTCTCAGTCTGAATTATCTGAGGCACATCAGAAGGTGCCAGCACTTCATAGGTATGAGGTTAGTAGAGTCACGGCTAGACTTTTTGTTGGTATTGGTAAAGGGCAATTACTAGCTTCTAAGGATGCTAGGAGCGCTCTTTTGCAGACATGGTTAGTGCCATTCTATGAGGATTTTGGATGGATGAGGAGGGCATCAAGAGGTCTTGACCGGCATTTAATTGAAGATGGTCTCAGCAATACTATTCTGACCCTACCTATGGCGTTGCAGCAAGAAATTCTAATGTCTTGGTTTGATCGGTTTTTGAACTCCGGTGAGGACTGCCCAAATATCCAGAGGGGATTTGAGATTTGGTGGAGAAGGGCTTTCTGGAGGCGAAATGGTGAGCCTGAACGACCTCGTCAAATGCGTGTCATGACTGCAACAATTGAGAACTCATGA
- the LOC132030569 gene encoding phosphoglycerate mutase-like protein AT74H codes for MSNLFSKIYPPSFGVSHQKLYPNTSTIRCCSNDVFSGTEQNGWILSSFPEKNLVPYPPGIVKPPRPKRIILVRHGQSEGNVDENVYTRVADPKVGLTEKGVEEAEECGRKMREMIEKDGGDDWKVYFYVSPYKRGIETLRNLAKSFERSRIAGVREEPRLREQDFGNFQDREQMKIEKAVRARYGRFFYRFPNGESAADVYDRITGFRETLRSDIDIGRFQPPGQQSPNMNLVIVSHGLTLRVFLMRWYKWTVQQFEGLHNMSNGGMIVMERGYGGRYCLSMHHTREELQKFGMTDEMLIDQEWQKIARPGELNYDCLITGPSYFTHFDDDDDKNFEL; via the exons atgAGTAATCTTTTCTCCAAGATTTATCCACCCTCTTTTGGAGTAAGCCATCAAAAGCTTTACCCAAATACCAGTACAATAAGATGTTGTTCTAATGATGTATTTTCTGGTACAGAACAAAATGGTTGGATACTTAGCAGTTTCCCAGAAAAGAACCTAGTACCATATCCACCAGGCATAGTGAAACCACCTAGGCCAAAAAGAATAATTCTTGTTAGACATGGACAAAGTGAAGGGAATGTTGATGAAAATGTTTATACAAGAGTTGCTGATCCTAAAGTTGGATTGACAGAAAAAGGGGTAGAAGAAGCAGAGGAATGTGGAAGGAAAATGAGGGAAATGATTGAGAAAGATGGTGGAGATGATTGGAAAGTTTATTTCTATGTTTcaccttataaaaggggaatTGAAACATTGAGAAATTTGGCTAAGTCGTTTGAACGTTCAAGAATTGCTGGTGTTAGAGAAGAGCCTCGTCTGAGAGAACAAGATTTTG GAAATTTTCAGGACAGGGAACAAATGAAGATAGAGAAAGCTGTCCGAGCTCGTTATGGTCGTTTCTTTTATAGGTTTCCTAATGGAGAATCGGCAGCAGATGTTTATGACAGAATCACAG GGTTCAGGGAAACACTTAGAAGTGATATTGACATAGGAAGATTTCAACCACCTGGTCAGCAGAGCCCAAACATGAACTTGGTTATAGTTTCTCATGGACTTACACTAAGGGTGTTCTTGATGAGATGGTATAAATGGACAGTGCAGCAATTTGAAGGACTCCATAATATGAGTAATGGGGGCATGATTGTCATGGAAAGAGGCTACGGTGGAAG GTACTGTTTGTCAATGCACCATACAAGGGAGGAGTTGCAGAAATTTGGGATGACTGATGAAATGCTAATCGACCAAGAATG GCAAAAGATTGCGAGGCCAGGTGAACTGAATTACGATTGCTTGATTACTGGACCATCTTACTTTACTCActttgatgatgatgacgacaaGAATTTTGAGTTGTAA